One region of Flavobacterium pisciphilum genomic DNA includes:
- a CDS encoding SRPBCC family protein, with product MNVIKKIILGLLSIVMLGLIVALFLPNEYHVEREVTINKPKDSVFNYVKFLKNQNNFSVWARLDPAMRKTFSGTDGTVGAIAGWDSNDKNVGKGEQEIKKIVPGERIEYELRFIAPMESNDMAYMTTEEVTPTQTKVKWGFDGRSPYPMNLMLAFMNIDQMLGEQLETGLQNLKVIQESQQ from the coding sequence ATGAATGTTATTAAAAAAATTATTCTCGGACTTTTAAGTATTGTAATGTTAGGATTGATAGTAGCGCTATTTTTACCAAATGAATATCATGTAGAGAGGGAGGTTACTATCAATAAACCAAAAGATAGTGTTTTTAACTATGTGAAATTTTTAAAGAATCAAAACAATTTTAGTGTATGGGCTAGATTAGATCCTGCAATGAGAAAAACCTTTTCTGGTACCGATGGAACAGTTGGTGCAATAGCAGGCTGGGATAGCAATGATAAAAACGTAGGTAAAGGAGAACAAGAAATAAAAAAAATTGTACCTGGCGAAAGAATAGAATATGAATTGCGTTTTATAGCTCCTATGGAATCAAATGATATGGCTTATATGACAACTGAAGAAGTTACTCCAACACAAACTAAAGTCAAGTGGGGGTTTGATGGTCGATCACCTTATCCTATGAACCTAATGCTTGCCTTTATGAATATAGATCAAATGTTAGGAGAACAACTTGAAACAGGACTTCAAAATTTAAAAGTAATTCAAGAAAGCCAGCAATAA